In a single window of the Dreissena polymorpha isolate Duluth1 chromosome 3, UMN_Dpol_1.0, whole genome shotgun sequence genome:
- the LOC127871298 gene encoding calicin-like isoform X5 — protein sequence MAKRARLLGDGKSYQMGNSDMYGKQLIEQLHGQMMNQSDYCDVIVTCGETDIKAHWCVLAGAPYFQSLYNSGLEERKHNRVHIKVDSVQALRTVLTFLYTGSVCLDSTTVEEVLELANYLQVDDLKKLCEDFMHNYVITNVDNCIQLYAISDMYNLKTKGFILSYIQERLDFVIKSKSALEMTPDLIRSLIEDPVLSYVSREDFFNFLTNWVNEDLEGRTEHFHDLFCSIALEKMSLEFLKKDVLDSPLVDSSELCSAKCRATIMKFCSDEFCSDGKTDVIIVTGTITDDWPRPMGMFGYIVAENRWCALPNILPWMFDLSDVKFAFNPAKNCLFVSIQGDEKPTRYKFDFNKQTWTKRAIKLSPIEVMSKSVDLLIGSILIMEKGHKSYIVAKGVLGSGKCNVYLLEANEELTRYQKCSLVNESHSIINIKEACVARNKYICIMLVDQYASDTLLQTKVFVKKASSRKLVEITKEVSLKGEGATLFAFHNKLYMTHKIDINKVLHSVYDLLLGKWINLNCEKPLFKRSANENSGWATCEDRLYIFGGQKRRGKNVLQSPTDYSIAVDVTSGNTEDIANLPTALTNCSALHVRVPQQYVRCHINCPHCNALANGTRENISYSESESEDEIDS from the coding sequence gaTATCAAGGCCCATTGGTGTGTCCTAGCAGGGGCCCCATACTTCCAGTCCCTCTACAACAGCGGCCTTGAGGAAAGAAAACACAACAGAGTGCACATTAAGGTTGACAGTGTCCAGGCGTTGCGGACTGTACTGACCTTCCTGTATACGGGTTCTGTATGTTTGGACTCTACCACAGTAGAGGAGGTCCTGGAACTGGCTAACTATCTTCAGGTTGATGACTTGAAGAAACTGTGCGAAGACTTCATGCATAATTATGTGATCACCAATGTAGACAACTGTATCCAGCTGTACGCGATTTCTGACATGTACAACCTGAAGACCAAAGGTTTTATACTTTCATATATTCAAGAACGACTTGATTTTGTGATAAAAAGTAAAAGTGCTCTTGAAATGACACCGGATTTGATAAGAAGTCTGATTGAGGATCCTGTTTTGAGTTACGTTTCTCGTGAAGATTTCTTCAATTTTCTCACAAATTGGGTGAATGAAGATCTTGAAGGAAGAACAGAGCACTTCCATGATTTGTTCTGTAGTATAGCCCTGGAGAAGATGAGCTTAGAGTTCCTGAAGAAGGATGTCCTGGATTCCCCATTGGTCGATTCTTCTGAATTGTGTAGTGCCAAGTGTAGGGCAACAATCATGAAGTTTTGCAGTGATGAATTTTGTTCTGATGGGAAAACTGATGTTATCATAGTTACAGGTACAATAACAGACGATTGGCCTAGACCCATGGGGATGTTTGGTTACATCGTCGCTGAAAACAGATGGTGTGCATTGCCCAATATTCTTCCATGGATGTTTGATCTAAGTGATGTCAAGTTTGCCTTCAACCCGGCAAAGAACTGCTTATTTGTCAGTATTCAGGGCGATGAAAAACCAACAAGGTACAAATTTGACTTTAATAAACAAACATGGACAAAACGTGCCATTAAGCTTTCACCAATAGAAGTAATGAGCAAGAGTGTCGATTTATTGATCGGTTCTATCCTCATAATGGAGAAGGGACACAAGTCGTACATTGTGGCGAAGGGTGTTCTTGGGAGTGGCAAGTGCAATGTCTACCTTCTTGAAGCAAATGAGGAGTTGACAAGGTATCAGAAATGCAGTTTGGTGAACGAGAGTCACAGTATCATCAACATCAAAGAAGCATGTGTAGCCAGGAACAAGTACATCTGTATCATGTTGGTAGATCAATATGCAAGCGATACGCTCCTTCAAACCAAAGTGTTTGTAAAAAAAGCCTCCAGCAGAAAGCTGGTTGAAATAACAAAGGAGGTATCGTTGAAGGGAGAAGGGGCAACATTGTTTGCCTTTCACAATAAACTATACATGACtcacaaaattgacatcaacAAGGTTCTACACAGTGTGTATGACCTTCTCCTGGGAAAGTGGATCAATTTGAACTGTGAAAAACCCTTGTTTAAACGATCGGCGAATGAAAATTCTGGATGGGCCACATGTGAAGACAGGCTGTACATTTTTGGTGGTCAAAAACGGAGAGGGAAAAATGTGTTACAAAGCCCAACTGACTATTCTATTGCCGTTGATGTTACCAGTGGTAACACCGAGGATATTGCAAATCTACCGACAGCTCTGACAAACTGCTCGGCCCTACACGTGAGGGTCCCACAGCAGTATGTCCGTTGCCATATCAACTGTCCCCACTGTAATGCACTTGCTAACGGCACACGGGAGAATATTAGTTACTCCGAGAGTGAGAGTGAAGACGAGATTGACAGCTGA
- the LOC127871298 gene encoding calicin-like isoform X6 — translation MAKRARLLGDGKSYQMGNSDMYGKQLMEQLHGQMMNQSDYCDVIVTCGETDIKAHWCVLAGAPYFQSLYNSGLEERKHNRVHIKVDSVQALRTVLTFLYTGSVCLDSTTVEEVLELANYLQVDDLKKLCEDFMHNYVITNVDNCIQLYAISDMYNLKTKGFILSYIQERLDFVIKSKSALEMTPDLIRSLIEDPVLSYVSREDFFNFLTNWVNEDLEGRTEHFHDLFCSIALEKMSLEFLKKDVLDSPLVDSSELCSAKCRATIMKFCSDEFCSDGKTDVIIVTGTITDDWPRPMGMFGYIVAENRWCALPNILPWMFDLSDVKFAFNPAKNCLFVSIQGDEKPTRYKFDFNKQTWTKRAIKLSPIEVMSKSVDLLIGSILIMEKGHKSYIVAKGVLGSGKCNVYLLEANEELTRYQKCSLVNESHSIINIKEACVARNKYICIMLVDQYASDTLLQTKVFVKKASSRKLVEITKEVSLKGEGATLFAFHNKLYMTHKIDINKVLHSVYDLLLGKWINLNCEKPLFKRSANENSGWATCEDRLYIFGGQKRRGKNVLQSPTDYSIAVDVTSGNTEDIANLPTALTNCSALHVRVPQQYVRCHINCPHCNALANGTRENISYSESESEDEIDS, via the coding sequence gaTATCAAGGCCCATTGGTGTGTCCTAGCAGGGGCCCCATACTTCCAGTCCCTCTACAACAGCGGCCTTGAGGAAAGAAAACACAACAGAGTGCACATTAAGGTTGACAGTGTCCAGGCGTTGCGGACTGTACTGACCTTCCTGTATACGGGTTCTGTATGTTTGGACTCTACCACAGTAGAGGAGGTCCTGGAACTGGCTAACTATCTTCAGGTTGATGACTTGAAGAAACTGTGCGAAGACTTCATGCATAATTATGTGATCACCAATGTAGACAACTGTATCCAGCTGTACGCGATTTCTGACATGTACAACCTGAAGACCAAAGGTTTTATACTTTCATATATTCAAGAACGACTTGATTTTGTGATAAAAAGTAAAAGTGCTCTTGAAATGACACCGGATTTGATAAGAAGTCTGATTGAGGATCCTGTTTTGAGTTACGTTTCTCGTGAAGATTTCTTCAATTTTCTCACAAATTGGGTGAATGAAGATCTTGAAGGAAGAACAGAGCACTTCCATGATTTGTTCTGTAGTATAGCCCTGGAGAAGATGAGCTTAGAGTTCCTGAAGAAGGATGTCCTGGATTCCCCATTGGTCGATTCTTCTGAATTGTGTAGTGCCAAGTGTAGGGCAACAATCATGAAGTTTTGCAGTGATGAATTTTGTTCTGATGGGAAAACTGATGTTATCATAGTTACAGGTACAATAACAGACGATTGGCCTAGACCCATGGGGATGTTTGGTTACATCGTCGCTGAAAACAGATGGTGTGCATTGCCCAATATTCTTCCATGGATGTTTGATCTAAGTGATGTCAAGTTTGCCTTCAACCCGGCAAAGAACTGCTTATTTGTCAGTATTCAGGGCGATGAAAAACCAACAAGGTACAAATTTGACTTTAATAAACAAACATGGACAAAACGTGCCATTAAGCTTTCACCAATAGAAGTAATGAGCAAGAGTGTCGATTTATTGATCGGTTCTATCCTCATAATGGAGAAGGGACACAAGTCGTACATTGTGGCGAAGGGTGTTCTTGGGAGTGGCAAGTGCAATGTCTACCTTCTTGAAGCAAATGAGGAGTTGACAAGGTATCAGAAATGCAGTTTGGTGAACGAGAGTCACAGTATCATCAACATCAAAGAAGCATGTGTAGCCAGGAACAAGTACATCTGTATCATGTTGGTAGATCAATATGCAAGCGATACGCTCCTTCAAACCAAAGTGTTTGTAAAAAAAGCCTCCAGCAGAAAGCTGGTTGAAATAACAAAGGAGGTATCGTTGAAGGGAGAAGGGGCAACATTGTTTGCCTTTCACAATAAACTATACATGACtcacaaaattgacatcaacAAGGTTCTACACAGTGTGTATGACCTTCTCCTGGGAAAGTGGATCAATTTGAACTGTGAAAAACCCTTGTTTAAACGATCGGCGAATGAAAATTCTGGATGGGCCACATGTGAAGACAGGCTGTACATTTTTGGTGGTCAAAAACGGAGAGGGAAAAATGTGTTACAAAGCCCAACTGACTATTCTATTGCCGTTGATGTTACCAGTGGTAACACCGAGGATATTGCAAATCTACCGACAGCTCTGACAAACTGCTCGGCCCTACACGTGAGGGTCCCACAGCAGTATGTCCGTTGCCATATCAACTGTCCCCACTGTAATGCACTTGCTAACGGCACACGGGAGAATATTAGTTACTCCGAGAGTGAGAGTGAAGACGAGATTGACAGCTGA
- the LOC127871305 gene encoding uncharacterized protein LOC127871305 has protein sequence MAHCVHTKMSIIGPSVIADHLYKLMFRSFSVTVQGFKSASTSWSDFSLLTSHRELKVPASRLYIRSKDFHTLSSRIPKAYRLSLPSHQLRPYSSRSGRKVSEPENAEYEDGPPVSNEGMNLRYQVENGYLSWMRNTYISTLASITVMHLEACGTPLTIGAVTLLIGALNVTAGTFGYLYGMQSLYRRGYVSKIMRIACQLYALIHFIVWYIVFTLLFPTLEVVDKELETYEKSLK, from the exons ATGGCCCATTGTGTTCACACAAAGATGTCAATCATTGGTCCGTCTGTTATCGCTGACCATTTGTACAAGCTGATGTTCAGATCCTTCAGCGTAACCGTTCAAGGCTTCAAAAGTGCTTCAACCAGCTGGTCAGATTTCAGTCTCCTGACAAGTCATCGAGAGTTAAAAGTTCCAGCGAGCAGACTATATATTCGCTCAAAAGACTTCCATACCTTGTCATCAAGAATACCAAAAGCATACAGATTGTCACTGCCTAGTCATCAACTGAGACCATATTCAAGTAGAAGTGGAAGGAAGGTTTCTGAACCAGAAAATGCTGAATATGAAGACGGGCCCCCTGTGTCTAACGAAGGAATG aaCCTGCGATACCAGGTAGAAAATG GATACCTGTCCTGGATGAGGAACACATACATATCTACTCTGGCCAGTATTACAGTAATGCATTTGGAGGCTTGTGGCACACCCTTGACCATTGGTGCAG TTACCCTGTTGATTGGAGCCCTCAATGTAACGGCTGGCACCTTCGGCTACCTGTATGGCATGCAGTCACTCTATAGACGCGGATATGTGTCCAAAATAATGCGCATTGCTTGCCAACTCTATGCTTTGATACATTTTATAGTTTGGTATATTGTGTTTACACTTTTGTTCCCAACTTTGGAAGTTGTTGATAAAGAACTGGAGACTTACGAAAAGTCATTAAAATGA